TTGGGAAAAGGGGAACATCTGTCAGATGTTGGCGGTAGGCCAAATAAGAGGAAGGCTGAGGTTAGACCACTGGGTTTAGCTTGTGTAGCTTGTCAGTGACCTTGAGGAGCAATTTTGATGGAGTGAGTTCAAGAGAGGattgaaggagaaaaaatggaaactggaAAGTCTTTTGAGTAACTTTGCTGTAAAGGGAGCAAATAAATGGAGCAGTGGGAGAAAGGATCGAGAAAAgaggtggtttgttttttaagtaaaagaaataataacatgTTTGATGACAATAATCCAATAAAGGGTAGGGGAGAAATGCTGTAGGAGGGAAGGAGTGAATTGCTGGAGCCATGTCTTTGAGTTGGTGAGGGGATGGGATCTAAAGTGAAGGGACTGACTTCAGATAGGATATGTGATGTTGGTAGGTGGAAATGTGCTGTAAAGAGTCTCTAGTTGTTCTCTTGTGGTTTCAATTTTCTGATTAAAGAATTATCAGTAGAGAATATGAAAGCTGAAGTTTTGAGGTTTCATGTTTACCCATTGGCTTTAACTTTTGGTACTAGCATTTCAGGAATCTTTGAAGActcactaaaatttttttaattgcacctTCTGAGTGAATTACAAACTTAACCCAGCAAATTTGTGTGTTTTAAGGGTTAAACCCTACATTATGAGATTAATGATACATGTAATATGTCATACAGTGCCTGCTTTCACGTAGAATATAGAGTCAGTATGCACTGCACTAGGCTTACTTTTTCTCTTTGGTCCCAGAAGATAACTTGTCatgattttaaatgttatgtAAGTTAGACTTTGACAATAGTAAGTTTATATGCTGAATTTAAATCATAGGTCCCTTTGACATCTCTCCTAGTGTCCTTTCTTCTTCACAATATGGTCCCTCTGTATACAGTGATGAGTGATATTACTGGCTCCAAAAATCAGGAACTATAAAGTAGAGCTCCGTAGATGGATACTTGTTCTTGTAGTGATTTTATCATCATATTGCTATGTGAATTTCTTCGTACACTGAAAAATATATTGGCTTTGTATACAGCATCCTCTTATAGATTGCAAGCCCTCAGGGGTAGATACAGCTCTTAAACATTTCTGAGAAAAGGTCTTAAGTACATTGTACATAGAgagcattcaacaaatatgatTACTAAGTCAATATTTTTATGATACCTTAGTTAAACTTAGATATTCAGTTCTTTAGGCCTTGCTCTAAATCAGTTCTGAGGCTTTTCTGCTATTCTAGGAGATTCTGGAGCTAAATTATATCAGGCTTAATGGTAGTTATTATACTTCCTCCAAGTGTAGTTATTCCAGATAACTGCCAGAGGAGGTAGTAACCAAAGTTCGCTTAGTAAACACAtaataattgaagtataattggcaCATCCAGCTGTTAGAATGCCACAAAAAGTGGCATGATCATTACAAGTTGTTTGTTAGAGAATAACGCTCAACTAAATTGGATATCAAAGTAAAATAGACTTGTGTAACTACAGGAAAATAGCCTTGGTTACCTTCACGCACTATCAAGGAAGTAGTAAGTGAAGTCAAAAAAGTGACACTCTTACCAAATGCTATAGAATCTAACTGTGGCCAGGAACTGTTTATGGAGAACAGGTAGAAATGCTATGTCATTGTATAGTCTTCAGTGTCATTAAGAGAAACAAGAGAactattttcctttataaaaagcAGCTGTGTTTGAGGCTTTAATTTTAGGTTTACTAGGTTtactattcggagaaggcaatggcacccccactccagtactcttgcctggaaaatcccatggatggaggagcctggtaggctgcagtccatggggtcgctaagagtcggacacgactgagtgacttccctttcacttttcactttcacgcattggagaaggaaatggcaacccactccagtgctcttgcctggagaatcccagggacgggggagcctggtgggctgccatctatggggtcacacagagtcagacacgactgaagcgacttagcagcagcagcagcagcaggtttactattaaagataaaaatttgaaGAGGCTCTTTCCTAGGGTTTAGGAAGTGAAACTTAGCTATTCATGCAAATGACTGAGAAATTCTAAATCTGTTAAATCTAGGTTCCCATTATATTTACAACATTTATAACTgttataataaaagttatttctaaAGCATCAGTGCATTcaacttcataaaaatattttgtatctgTGGGTACTGaacaagtcttttttaaaaatctgtcttttgttgaaactttgttttctttatattatagGTCCAGTTGTTTACGTCTTGGATCTTGCAGATAGACTGATCTCGAAAGCCTGCCCCTTTGCTGCAGCAGGAATAATGGTTGGCTCCATCTATTGGACAGCTGTGACTTACGGAGCGGTGACAGTCATGCAGGTCCTTTTATTCTGTCAGATGACGTTACTTTTGATATGAAGATCTATTAAATAGATTTTTGttaggagttttaaaaattattattttgaccAAGTAATAATATTCTCAtggcttaaaaataagaaaatatataaaaagctctCTAGGGGAAAGTTTTCTTACTCCTTTCCTTCACTTACCCAGGTTCCCCTCTCCCCAGGTAGCCACTGCCTAACCCAAACCTTCTTCCAGACTTTATTTGTgcatatgtaagaaaaaaatatgttctcCCACACACACTATTCTTTGCCTCGCAAAAGAAAACATTAGAGCTGAATCCCTCTTTTTCCAAAAACAGTGAATTTTACAGATCTTTTCACAAATTATGGAGAAATCTGAATAGCATTGTTTGTATAGAATTTCAACAGTTCAACAACCAGTCTCTTGTTAATTAGTCATTTAGTTACTTCTAGTTTTTTGCTATTACAAAACAATGCTACAATCATTGTTGATAGAAATTAGAGACTTAAATTTCAAGATTTATGTAGTCCCAAACCCTTGACTCTTCTCTCTTTATACCTTTTCCATAAAGATTTCTACCTATCTTACCCATGAGTTTTGTGTTCAGATTTATGTCTTTCatcttaatattttcataaaatcagTCCTATAACAGCAGCATGGCCTTTCTCCTTAAATGACTTCTTGTGACTTCACACTCAGTATTATTGAAATCAAACTTGTCTTTTCCTCAGTTTGAAGCCTAAATTTATTCCCTGTTATAATTTCCTATGTCTTTGATCCCTACAGTTATTTTCCCATCTACTCAATAAATAGCCTACATTCTTAGGATTacctttatttttaactctttctgTTTGGACTTGCTGACCAAGTCCAAGCAGTTTCTATTTTGATATGTCTTAACATCTGTGGCTTCCTTTCCACTGTCTTTAATGCCTGACCTACTGtcattcccccaccccacccccatcataCCTGGATGGCTAGCGGAGCCTCTTGTTTTCTTTAACTTCATTCTGTCAATCCAACCAATCTGCCTCTAGCGTAGAACCCCCACAGGATTGACTGTTCTTAATTATGTTACATTTAATTATCTTTAATGCTAAGAAGACCTTTTAGTTCATCACTGTTCCATCCTACTGTTTCAAAGTAGGGTTCTATAGGAGGTGCTTTAAAGGATCAAGCCTTAATTAAAACTCTTAGCTTTTAAGTTTTGATTAACTGCAGGCCTAGCTGACTATGGAGACTAGCCTACAGTTTCTCTAAACCTACAATTCCATAGGCCTTGATTTTATATATGGAGAAGAAATTCTTAGCAAAGGCATTCTATCATTCCTGAATCTAACCTCAAAATTTAAGTCTTGAAAATAATCTCTTTTTCCATCTTAGGGCATAAAACCAGAATGTACATGATTCTACACAAGGTTTGCTGGTTTCGTTTTGACCAAAGTTAAATCAGCCTCATTGCTTAATTCAGCTTTCATTTATTGCCCTTGACTCTGACCTGTGGTAGCAGGTAGTATGACACTGCAGGTGTTATACTATCCTAGTTCCTTAACATTTATGTTTGTACACTTGTTTGAGTTGATTGTCTGTCACCTCCAAAAGATGTCTCTTTAGTTCACTTTTTATTTCCCAGCACCGAGTtctgtgtctggcacataatcAATATTCAGTTGAATGAATGCATGTGAGTATGCATGTACTGGTCAGCCTCAACTTAATGCACAAAGCATGCCTCTTGAGCACACATGGGAAAATGGACTTTTCTCACTATTTGccctatttccttttttatttcctcatccTTAGACACCTGTTTAGAAGATTTTTACTGATACCCATGAGTAATAAATTTTCCTTTACTATATATAGTCCATACCTGAATACACActctgctttatatttttaaaacctaaattctaaaaaaaaaaatctaacccaacaaaggaatttttttagttttctgaatttatttgCTAACACTCCAGAAGTATTTAAATCACATTTAGTTATAAAGTGATCATaatgttgaaaataataaaatgatataaaaaatggTGTCATGGAGCAAGCATTATAGGTAAGGAGAGTCTGGGCTAATCCACTTTGCCCTCAATGTGTGGGATATGTGTTTATGAAATATTGTGAACCAGACTAATTCACTTTAGGGCAGCTCTACctggagacacagaagataaTTAGATACTGACACCATGGGTTTTGACCATGTGGAAGAGGCTGGTCCCTACTCTTCAATGTTACATCTTGGTTAAATAAATCAGTCATGTACACAAGTCTGGGCTGAAGCTTTAATAATGCCCACTTTGGTCCGCTCCACATGGTTTCATAAACTATTTCCACCTGAATCAGATCTGTTGCCGAGAATTTCAGTTTGCCCTGATCATTGTCAGCTTCCTTATTTCACATCTTGAAGTCCACCTTAAAAACAAATCTGCTATAATAGCTGACATAAAGgacatctcatttaaaaaaaaaaagatcccatttactttttttcatgagtttgttttcCCAAGTAAATGTTGTCTGTAGGGCTTTTAGTCTTCCCtaccttctttcttcccttctctccttgcatttccttccttttcccttatCCTTCTCAGAGATATACACAGATAAAGATATAGATTGTCTGTATCAACAGTTCTTTCTTCACAGTTTAACCCTCAAGTGTATACAGAAAAACTATATAGAATCCTTCATAATACTGTCCTCATATCAACCTATGACATCCGAATGCCCTCAAACCCCGAAATTCTGAAATAGTCTCCCCTGTCATAACTGCCAAGAATAATCCCtcagagaaatatatttaatttgtgaGCAGTTGGGACTTTTGGCTAAAGGAAGGTCATTTGAGACCTGTGAAAGAGAATCCAGGGACGTATTCTAGTTAAAAGTAAGACATTCACCAACAGTATGGCCATGTTGAGAGACATGTAAAGTCAAGACTGATGAGCAAGTAAAAAGAATTCTACCAGGAGGGCAAGTATGGAGATTCACAGATGAGAATTAATCATGTCCTTCCTGCCTTCTCAGATCTTAAAACAACTGAGAAATTACCCCAAGACCCAGATGAGAGGAAAAGGATTGTTTTAGCTTTACAACCTGATACAAAGGCACCCTTGGGTTCCTGGATTAGAAAAAGTGACTGGAACCTATAGCCAAAACTGGACCTCCTATTGCATGCCCTCAAATCTAGACCTTGGAATTGCATTTTTGAGTTTGGTCTGTAGAGCCGGCATTTAGCCAGCCAGAGAAATTACACTCGATCCCAATGAGCAGGGAGAAAGCCAAAGAGAAATGAGGTTTCAGGCCATCTCCTGAAGACTAGTCCCACCCCTTGGCTGGCTGTGCTTACCTCCTGGTAGGAAGAGCAGGAAAACAGATGCTCTTGGGAAGATACATGAGAACCTAAAATTATAACCCAAGCTAACCAAATTAAACAAGAGGAACATAAGCAAGAAGCAGAAATCCCCTTCCCTCCATTGAAATGTAATCAATGTgggttttaaatcttttattccAATTTAATATGAAACagctttggtttatttttttaaactttttgtttctaaatttagTAGTTTTCTCTAAAATGAATTGCACTCAAGAATGTAACCCTTCATTAGACAAGGTAATGATTGGAGCAAACGCTGTCTGTTTCTCAGGTTGTAGGCCATAAAGAAGGTCTGGATGTTATGGAGAGAGCTGatcctttattccttttaattGGACTTCCTACTATTCCTGTCATGCTGATACTAGGCAAGATGATTCGCTGGGAGGACTATGTGCTTAGACTCTGGCGCAAATACTCAAATAAACTACAAATTTTGAACAGTATATTCCCAGGTAAGGCCCTAAATTATGGTGGTACTGAACATACCAAATTAATCTTGTGGATGAATCCTACCATGCAAAGATATTTTAGCTTCTGATTTATTAGCACTAATACCCTCCATCTTTTTCTCTAGGGATTGGTTGTCCTGTTCCTCGAATTCCAGCTGAGGCTAATCCTTTAGCAGATCATGTCTCTGCCACCCGAATTTTGTGTGGAGCCCTTGTTTTTCCTACTATTGCGACAATAGTTGGTAAACTAATGTTCAGTAGTGTTAACTCTAATTTACAAAGGACAATCTTGGTAAGGTGGTTTTAATACTACTTTTTTCAAGTGACTATACAAAGAGAATGcactatatatttgttttaaaaaaaaaaaagaatgggactATATATTTATACTATTGCTCTGTGCCTTAAGCCTCTATTTGATCCCCACTTGTCatccaacagcaacaaaaagaggATCCACTATAGTAGCTCTGGTCTTCTGGAACTATGCTGTGGGTGATTTCTCTCCTCAGTTAGGCACAAATCATTACTCCCAAAAGATACTGGTGAAGAGCTTCTGCTCTAGGGTCAGACTGCCCAGTTCAAATGCTATCAGAGACATTGCCTTGCTGAGAAACCTAAATAAAATTGCTTGACTTCTCTGTGCTTGTAGAATGGAAATAGTCGTGGTAGCTACTTCAGAATTAttatgagggttaaatgagatcataaattTGAAATGTTAGCACAGAGTAATAAATAAGCCATTGTGTTGTTTGATgtcactattattattcccacttcTCTCTGGAGGTAGCCTGCATATAATGCCTGAGCCTTAGAACTAAGTAGAAGGAAGATTACTCAGAGATGATAGAGGCATCTCTGACCTGTTGGGCTTcccggtggttcagatggtaaagaatctgcctttagaATCTCCGCagtgcaagaaacctgggtttgatccctgggtcaggaagatcccctggagaagaaaatggcaacccactccagtattcttgtctggagaattccatggacagaggtccatggggtcgcaaagagtcgaacatatcTGAGCAACTGACACTCACTTTTTTTCACTGACATATTACCCGCAGTGTCTGTCTCCCTAGTTCactctctgattaaaaaaaagaaaaagtactgtTTCATTTGCAGCTATCTGAATTAGCAACAATGACAATGTCGTTTGTGATATaagtaaaatgatttttgttttctataaattGCATTATAAAgagctaatttttctttttattttagggTGGAATTGCTTTTGTTGCCATTAAAGGAGCATTCAAGGTTTACTTCAAACAGCAGCAATATTTACGTCAGGCACACCGCAAAATCCTAAATTACCCAGAGCAAGAAGAAGCATAAAACTGCGACTTCTTGTTGTTCTGCAGTCCTCCCA
This genomic interval from Bubalus bubalis isolate 160015118507 breed Murrah chromosome 23, NDDB_SH_1, whole genome shotgun sequence contains the following:
- the MARCHF5 gene encoding E3 ubiquitin-protein ligase MARCHF5; the encoded protein is MPDQALQQMLDRSCWVCFATDEDDRTAEWVRPCRCRGSTKWVHQACLQRWVDEKQRGNSTARVACPQCNAEYLIVFPKLGPVVYVLDLADRLISKACPFAAAGIMVGSIYWTAVTYGAVTVMQVVGHKEGLDVMERADPLFLLIGLPTIPVMLILGKMIRWEDYVLRLWRKYSNKLQILNSIFPGIGCPVPRIPAEANPLADHVSATRILCGALVFPTIATIVGKLMFSSVNSNLQRTILGGIAFVAIKGAFKVYFKQQQYLRQAHRKILNYPEQEEA